Proteins from a single region of Chryseobacterium sp. T16E-39:
- the pheA gene encoding prephenate dehydratase translates to MKIAFLGPHASFTQLATTQLFPNEDLLPQANILDCFEAVEKGEVDKAVVPLENSIEGTVSMTLDYLYKTPSIKIEAEAVMPIAHHLMIHPSNRIEELEKIYSHPQALAQSFHSLDTHYKNIQRQDFSSTAAAAKYVSENPDQKIAAVANQFAANLYGLKITNRNIQDFEQNHTRFIVISKEHNLYTNENLEVLGEKSGLLITLPEDHAGGLHQVLSVFAWRKMNLSKIESRTLKTGLGNYFFYINVAGEWHPILHENAIQELESIHASVDFLGNYKEFLLES, encoded by the coding sequence ATGAAGATTGCATTTCTAGGTCCGCACGCCAGTTTCACACAGCTGGCAACCACACAACTTTTTCCAAACGAAGATCTTTTGCCACAGGCTAATATTTTAGACTGTTTTGAAGCGGTAGAAAAAGGAGAGGTTGATAAAGCTGTTGTCCCTTTGGAAAATTCAATTGAAGGTACGGTATCTATGACACTGGATTATTTATATAAAACACCATCAATAAAGATAGAGGCAGAGGCAGTAATGCCTATTGCTCACCATTTAATGATCCACCCTAGCAACAGAATTGAAGAACTTGAAAAAATTTATTCACATCCTCAGGCTCTAGCTCAAAGCTTCCATTCTTTGGATACTCATTACAAAAACATTCAAAGACAAGATTTTTCATCAACTGCTGCTGCTGCAAAATACGTATCAGAAAATCCTGATCAAAAGATTGCCGCTGTTGCCAACCAATTTGCAGCCAATCTTTATGGACTAAAAATAACCAATAGAAATATTCAGGATTTTGAACAAAACCATACCCGATTTATCGTTATTTCTAAAGAGCATAATCTTTACACAAATGAAAACCTTGAAGTTTTAGGAGAGAAATCAGGCTTATTAATCACCCTTCCCGAAGATCATGCCGGGGGGTTACATCAAGTATTATCCGTATTTGCCTGGAGAAAAATGAATCTTAGCAAAATAGAATCACGAACTTTAAAGACCGGGCTTGGGAATTATTTTTTCTATATTAATGTAGCCGGAGAATGGCATCCTATCTTACACGAAAATGCAATACAAGAATTAGAATCCATCCACGCAAGTGTAGATTTCCTGGGTAACTATAAAGAATTTTTACTGGAAAGTTAG